CACAAGCAAACATCCGATTAAATATTAACGATGGCACTAATCAGGGAAGCACATTTACTGATGCCTCGGGGAACTACAAATTTTACACTCAGGCAGGAAGTTTTGATATCACACCGGCTATCGAAAATTCGGCTTGGTTCAATTTTACTCCAACAACAGCTACCATTCCGTTTGCCGATAATAACAACAATACGGTAACTCAAAACTTTTGTCTGGGAGCCAACGGAGTTCATCCGGATTTAGAAGTAATAGTGACACCAATGACTCCTGCCCGTCCCGGATTTGATGCGGTTTACAAAATTGTATACAAAAACAAAGGAAATCAAGTTATGTCGCAGTCATCGTATGGAATTAATTTCTTCTACAATCAAAATTTGATGAGTGTGCTGTCAACATCAGTAGTACCAACTGCTGAAATCCCGGGGTCACTTTCTTGGAACTATGCTAACTTATTGCCTTTTGAAAGTCGAGCCATTACAGTCACTTTTCACATTAATGTACCAACCAATACTAACCCTGTGAACATAGGCGATGTATTGACTTTTAACACTGTTATTTTCCCGCAAGCCGGAGATGAAAATGTAAATGACAACACTTTTGTTTACAATCAAACCGTTGTAGGCTCCTTTGACCCAAATGCCATTACTTGTTTGGAAGGCGATTCGGTTGCTCCGACAGAAATTGGTAAATACTTACATTATGGCATAACCTTTGAAAACACCGGAAATTATCTGGCCGAAAACGTGGTGGTTAAAGATGTAATTGATTCGACTAAATACGACATCAACTCTTTACAAGTTTTAAACACTTCTAATCCGGCTTACACCAAAATTACCGGCAATGTAGTAGAATTCATTTTCAAAAGCATTAATTTGGAAGCAGCGGGAGGCAATCCTCCGGTAGGCGGGCATGGTGATGTGCTTTTCAAAATCAAATCAAAATCCGACTTGGCAGAAGGAGATTATGTTAGTAAAACCGCCAAAATCTATTTTGATTACAATGCCCCAATTTCCACCAATGAGGCCCAAACTACTTTTGAAGCACTGAGTAATCCTATTCATCAATTTGACAACAGCGTTACTATTTATCCAAATCCGACTACTGCTATTATCAATATCAGTAGTAAATTCAACATCAAAACGATTCAGTTATTTGATATCCAAGGAAGGTTACTCGAAACCGATTTGGCCAATGGTAACGAGACAATATTTGATATTTCAATCAGACAAAACGGGGTTTATTTTCTGAAAATAACCTCCGAAAACGGCAGTAAAATTGAAAAAGTGGTTAAAGAATAAAGTTAGAAGTTAAGTAAATTGGAAAGCGCAAATCGTAACAGGTTTGCGCTTTATTTATTAAAACCCGACATTGATAAATAATTCTTAATTGCCATTATCATTGCCGCTAATTTTATAAATTTGCCCAAAATTCAACCCATTGAAAAAGTTACTTTTTTGCTTCGGATTACTATTTGGCTTGATTCCTGTTGCTATGGCACAAAAATCATCACAGATAAATGTAGAGTATGCCGATTTTTCCGATGTCAATCAAACTGAAATTCCTGATGCTTTATTGCTGCGAGGTAATGTAAGAGTAAGCCACGAAGGAGTTGTTTTTACTTGTAATAAAGCTTATTTTTTTCAAAAAGAAAACTACATCAAAGCTTTTGGTGAAGTACAGATGGTACAAGGCGACACGCTTTTTTTAAACAGTAAATACGCCGAATACAACGGCAAAGTCAAACAAGCGTATGCCACCGGAAATGTGATTATGCGTTCGCCTGAATCTACTTTAGTTACCGATACTATTAACTTTGACAGAAATGTTCAGGAAGCATTTTACAACTCTAACGGAACCATCACCAACAAAGACAACACCTTAAAAAGCAAATCGGGGCGCTATTATGCCAAAGAAAAAAGTTCCGTTTCTTAACCGCTGTTACTATAACTAATCCAAAATATACTATCAAATCCAATCATTTGGATTATTATACTAATTCAGGTCATTCCTATTTGTTTGGTCCTTCGACTATTACCAGCAAAGAAAATTATATTTATACCGAAAAAGGTTTTTACGACACCAAAAAGAACTTGGCCCATTTTCTTAGAAAATCGTATATCAAATACAAAGACCGACGCATTGAAGGTGACAGTTTGTATTATGACCGAAACCGAGAATATGCCTCGGCAACTAACAACGTCAAAATCACAGATTCCATCAATAAAGGTCTTATCAAAGGACACTATGCTGAGATATACCGCAATCTGAAAAAACAAACCGATTCCATCATGATTACCAAAAGAGCGGTGGCTATTACATTGGTAGAAAAAGATTCAATGTACGTTCATGGCAAGAAAATGCTAATTACCGGAAAAGCCGCAGAGCGCATAGTGCGTGGTTTTAACAATGTGCGTTTTTATAAAACGGATATGAGCGGTAAATGTGATTCTATTCATTCCGATCAAAAGAAGGCCTTAACCAAACTCATAGGAAAACCGATACTTTGGAATTATGAAAACCAAATGACCGGCGATGTGATGCATCTTATTGGAAATAATAAAACGGAAAAACTTGACTCACTCAAAGTGCTGAATAATGCCTTTATTGTTTCCAAAGATTCTGTCGGAACCGGTTATAATCAGGTTAAAGGGCAAAATCTGTATGGTAAATTCAAGGATAACAAACTTTACGAAGTAGATGTAATCAAAAACACCGAAGTGGTGTATTACATGCGCAATGACCAACACGAACTGATTGGCATCAATAAAAATGTGAGTAGTAAAATCAATATGACTTTAGACAAAAGTACCATTGACACTATTACTTTTTTCAATAGCGTAGATGGCGATATTTATCCCGAAAAAGATTTGCCCGAAAATGCCCGAAAATTAAGGGGATTCATATGGCGTGGTGACGAACGGATAAAATCGAAAGACGATATTTTTCCGCCGGAAGAAAACGAATTAGACGCTAAAATTCAAACCGAACGAAAAGCAGAAATGGCCAAAGAAGACCAACCTTTGAAACCAAGAAAAGAGACATTAGATTACGACAAGAACAATCCGAAACCAATGGTAAAATAATGGTAACACAACTTTGTCCCAAATGCAAACAAGATGCTTTTTCTTGGTACGTTAGCGAAGTACTACCCAATATTACCGTTTGGAGTTGCAATGCCTGCCCGTTGCAAATATATGAAGATGATAAAGAGGAAGAAACTTGTGAAAACTGTACTGAAAAGACGAAAACCTTTTTGCAAAGCCAGGAAGAGCAATTTAATTGGTGTTCCAATTGTAATACTGTCACAAATTATCAACTAAACGAATAAAATCAACACCCGTTGAAACAAGATTTCCTAAAATACCAAGCGCAAACCTCTCCTTATCCTCTGGGTATGGAAGTATCGCATGCCATTGGTTCCTATATATACGATGCCAATAACAAAAAATATCTTGATTTTGTAGCAGGCGTTTCTGCTTGTAGCTTGGGGCACCAACATCCGAAAGTTAACCAAGCCATCAAAAACCAATTAGACAAATACTCTCATGTTATGGTGTATGGTGAATATGCTCAGCATCCGGCAGTGGCGTATTGTAAAGTATTAGTCGAAAATCTACATCCAAATTTAAATAAAGTGTATTTAGTCAACTCAGGTACCGAAGCTACAGAGGGAGCTTTAAAACTGGTACGTCGTGTTACCGGCAGAAGTCAATTGATTTCGTGTCATAACGCCTATCATGGTAATACTATGGGCTCCATGAGTGTCATGGGATTTGAAGAGCGCAAGCAAATCTTCAGACCGCTGATTCCTGATGTGGATTTTATCACGTTCAATAACGAAGATGATATTCAAAAAATAACTACCCGAACCGCCGGAATCATTCTCGAAAGTATTCAAGGAGGTGCCGGATTTATTGAACCTAATAATGATTTCTTGGCCAAAGTCAAAAAACGTTGCGAAGAAGTGGGCGCCTTAATGATAATAGACGAAATACAACCGGGCTTTGGACGCACCGGAAAATTATTCGGGTACGAAAACTATAATGTGGTTCCCGACGTAGTTATTATAGGAAAAGGAATGGCTGGTGGTATGCCGGTTGGTGGTTTTATTGCCAACGAAAAACACATGGATTTGTTAAGTCACGATCCTAAACTGGGACACATTACCACTTTTGGCGGACATCCTGTCATAGCGGCAGCATGCCTGGCTACCTTGGAAGAAATTATAGAAAAAGACTATACTTTACAATCTTTAGCAAAAGAAAAACTGTTTCGAGAGCTTTTGGTACATCCTTTGATAGAAGAGATTCGTGGAAAAGGATTAATGCTGGCGGCTATGACGACAGATCCTGAGATTACCAATAAAGTAATCTTCAAATGCCAAGATAAAGGATTAATTTTATTCTGGCTTTTATTCGAAGGTTGCGCCATCAGAATTACTCCCCCGTTAACCGTATCTGAAGATGAAATCAGAGAAGGTTGTGCCATCATCATCGAAGCGATGAATGAAATCATGGAAGAATCATTAGGGAAATAACAAGCCCACTTGTTGTATACTAAAGACTTACCCTTTTTTCCTAAATCAAAAATGTTAATTAAATTGTTTACAACAATAATTGCATTTCACAAAAAAAGCACAGCGTTTCCCTAATTTTATTAAGGATAATTTTAAACCCTACTGTTATGCACCTGGATCACGACGAAGAAGATTACAACTTATCCTTATCGAAATTTGAATCAATGTTGAAAACCAACAAAGTATTCTTTTTCGACTCTGAGGAATTCGAGGAAATCATTCTACATTACCTCGACATGGGCAAAGCAACTTTAGCCAAAAAAGCGTTAAAGTTAGGATTGGAACAACACCCAAAATCTACCGGATTAAAACTAGTTCAAGTAGAAATGTTGGTGTATGATGACAAACTGGATCAGGCGGAAAAATTACTCAACGAATTATATGCCATCGAACCTACCAACGAAGAAATTTTTATCCAAAAAGCCAATATTTATTCTAAAAGAGACCAACACGATAAAGCTGTGGAGTTTCTGCAAACTGCATTATTGTATACCGAAGACCATGCTGATGTATACAACTTAATGGGAATGGAATATCTTTTTATGGACAATCTGGAATTGGCCAAAGACAGTTTTATCAAATGTCTGGAAGAAGATATTGAAGACCAATCCGCTTTATACAATGTAGTGTATTGTTTCGAGTTTTTAGACCAAAATCTGGAAGCCATCGAATACCTTAAAAAATACATCGACAAGAATCCATACAGCGAAATTGCCTGGCACCAATCGGGCAGATTGTATTATGGCATCAAAGAATACGAACTCGCTGCAACTTCCTTTGAATTGGCCTCTTATATAGATGAAGAATTCATTGGGGCTTATATGGAAAGAGGGAAAGCCTTGGAGCGTTTAAAAAGATACGAAGAAGCCATCGAAAGCTACAATCGTACTATTGAATTGGATGACCCAACTTCATATGCCTTACTTCGCATCGGAAAATGTTATGAAAAACTGGGCAATAAAGTAGAAGCCTTAAAATACTTTAACAAAACTGTACACGAAGATCCGCTTTTAGACAAAGGATGGATTGCCATCACCGATTATTATGTCCGTCAAAAAAACTACCAAAAAGCACTTTACTATGTAAATAAAGCATTGGCTATTGACGACCAAAATCGTTTGTATTGGAAACGCTATGCTACTATCAACAAAGCTATGAACTTGCTTGAAGAAGCCGAGTTTGGCTATAGAAAA
Above is a genomic segment from Flavobacterium phycosphaerae containing:
- a CDS encoding aspartate aminotransferase family protein, whose amino-acid sequence is MKQDFLKYQAQTSPYPLGMEVSHAIGSYIYDANNKKYLDFVAGVSACSLGHQHPKVNQAIKNQLDKYSHVMVYGEYAQHPAVAYCKVLVENLHPNLNKVYLVNSGTEATEGALKLVRRVTGRSQLISCHNAYHGNTMGSMSVMGFEERKQIFRPLIPDVDFITFNNEDDIQKITTRTAGIILESIQGGAGFIEPNNDFLAKVKKRCEEVGALMIIDEIQPGFGRTGKLFGYENYNVVPDVVIIGKGMAGGMPVGGFIANEKHMDLLSHDPKLGHITTFGGHPVIAAACLATLEEIIEKDYTLQSLAKEKLFRELLVHPLIEEIRGKGLMLAAMTTDPEITNKVIFKCQDKGLILFWLLFEGCAIRITPPLTVSEDEIREGCAIIIEAMNEIMEESLGK
- a CDS encoding tetratricopeptide repeat protein produces the protein MHLDHDEEDYNLSLSKFESMLKTNKVFFFDSEEFEEIILHYLDMGKATLAKKALKLGLEQHPKSTGLKLVQVEMLVYDDKLDQAEKLLNELYAIEPTNEEIFIQKANIYSKRDQHDKAVEFLQTALLYTEDHADVYNLMGMEYLFMDNLELAKDSFIKCLEEDIEDQSALYNVVYCFEFLDQNLEAIEYLKKYIDKNPYSEIAWHQSGRLYYGIKEYELAATSFELASYIDEEFIGAYMERGKALERLKRYEEAIESYNRTIELDDPTSYALLRIGKCYEKLGNKVEALKYFNKTVHEDPLLDKGWIAITDYYVRQKNYQKALYYVNKALAIDDQNRLYWKRYATINKAMNLLEEAEFGYRKAVEFGDYQLDTWLFWVDSMKHLGEFNNAILTLMQAAEYFPEEFEVEYRLAGFHLLLNEEEKGLFHLSNGLRLNFKHHTIIKELFPQAWDKKTVQDYITKHQKPE